Proteins encoded together in one Thermococcus gammatolerans EJ3 window:
- a CDS encoding type II toxin-antitoxin system VapC family toxin has protein sequence MSLFLDSNVFIEYLKGNPNASALLSRLADGEFRLFTNETVYNEVLFTYLRSNIGGYWTLKRSRDEVKRIARIFVHQVLPMLSSTNFLDTNHEIVLLSIKFTVEYGLLPSDALILATAKYYGLDGVVSLDSDLLTVAPREGLLAISKVEDLEV, from the coding sequence ATGAGCTTGTTCCTTGACAGCAACGTGTTCATTGAGTATCTCAAAGGGAATCCAAACGCGTCTGCTCTTCTCTCTCGTTTAGCAGATGGAGAGTTCAGACTGTTCACAAATGAGACGGTTTATAATGAGGTTCTCTTCACGTATCTACGTTCGAATATTGGGGGATACTGGACCCTTAAACGGAGTCGAGATGAAGTTAAACGAATTGCGAGAATCTTTGTCCATCAGGTTCTACCAATGCTGAGTTCGACAAATTTTCTTGACACGAATCATGAAATTGTCCTTTTGTCAATCAAATTCACCGTGGAATATGGCCTTCTTCCGAGTGATGCCCTAATCTTGGCAACTGCCAAGTACTATGGCCTTGACGGGGTAGTAAGCCTTGACTCCGACCTGCTTACCGTTGCACCGCGGGAAGGTCTTTTGGCTATTTCAAAAGTTGAGGATCTGGAGGTGTAG